The proteins below are encoded in one region of Cucurbita pepo subsp. pepo cultivar mu-cu-16 chromosome LG10, ASM280686v2, whole genome shotgun sequence:
- the LOC111804334 gene encoding acid phosphatase 1: MIVIGEMVRRAREIIAMIIFAVFSSAAGLTPPYWNRGGGASCSHCLSWRLAAETNNVEPWRTVPAHCCSCVGAYITGGQYQHDLRFVVEQILTYADEIPVAGDGLDAWILDVDDTCISNVDYYKSKRYGCEPYDPAAFRSWAMEGECPAIQSVAELFAKLIESGFKVFLVTGRDEENLGQVTSENLHREGFVGYERLILRSAAEKGRSAVEFKTEVRRRLVEQGYRIWGNVGDQWSDLRGAFVGNRTFKLPNPMYFVP; the protein is encoded by the exons ATGATCGTAATCGGAGAAATGGTCCGGCGAGCGCGAGAGATAATAGCGATGATTATCTTCGCCGTGTTTTCGAGCGCCGCCGGACTGACGCCGCCGTACTGGAATCGGGGCGGCGGAGCGAGTTGCAGTCACTGCCTGAGTTGGCGGCTGGCGGCGGAGACGAACAATGTAGAGCCGTGGAGGACGGTGCCGGCGCATTGCTGCAGCTGCGTCGGAGCATACATCACCGGCGGGCAGTACCAGCACGATCTCCGATTCGTGGTGGAGCAGATTCTGACCTACGCCGACGAGATCCCGGTCGCCGGCGACGGATTGGACGCTTGGATCCTTGATGTAGATGACACCTGCATCTCCAATGTTGATTATTATAAAAGCAAGAGATATGG GTGCGAGCCGTACGATCCGGCGGCGTTTAGGTCATGGGCGATGGAGGGAGAATGTCCGGCGATCCAATCGGTGGCGGAGCTGTTCGCAAAGCTCATAGAAAGCGGCTTCAAAGTCTTCCTCGTCACCGGCCGCGACGAAGAGAATCTCGGCCAAGTCACCTCGGAGAATCTCCACCGCGAGGGCTTCGTCGGCTACGAACGCCTAATCTTAAG GTCCGCGGCGGAGAAAGGGAGGAGCGCGGTGGAGTTCAAGACGGAGGTACGGCGGCGACTGGTGGAGCAAGGGTACCGTATTTGGGGTAATGTTGGAGATCAGTGGAGCGATCTTCGAGGGGCATTTGTGGGAAATCGTACTTTTAAGTTACCTAATCCTATGTATTTCGTTCCTTAA
- the LOC111803110 gene encoding acetyltransferase NSI-like has protein sequence MLRFGFEVSKLFSPVDLIPVQSRYPEMMSQKLIAASSPCQVVLLDCNSIGSNSFLVPRNLNYRLTKVSRKLSVCRLRASFWESIKSGFLNNNTTQVVDPPSTLQEEEEEPLPEEFVLTETTLSDGIIEQIIFSSGGDIDIYDLQALCDKVGWPRRPLPKLAAALRNSYMVAALYSTQKSPVSDENAQKKLIGMARATSDHAFNATIWDVLVDPSYQGQGLGKALVEKLIRALLQRDIGNITLFADSQVVEFYQNLGFQPDPEGIKGMFWYPRH, from the exons ATGCTCCGATTTGGATTCGAGGTCTCAAAACTATTCTCACCAGTGGACTTAATCCCGGTCCAGTCACGTTATCCAGAGATGATGTCTCAGAAACTCATCGCCGCCTCTTCTCC ATGCCAAGTTGTTCTGTTGGATTGTAACTCTATAGGATCGAACTCATTTCTGGTTCCTCGCAATCTGAACTACCGGCTCACTAAAG TGAGCAGAAAGCTGAGTGTCTGTCGACTCAGGGCTAGCTTCTGGGAATCTATCAAATCCGG GTTCTTGAACAATAATACTACCCAAGTGGTTGATCCCCCTTCCACACTtcaggaagaggaagaagaacctTTGCCTGAGGAGTTTGTTCTTACTGAGACGACATTATCAGATGGAATAATcgaacaaataatattttcttccgGTGGAGATATTGATATATATGATCTTCAAGCCCTTTGTGATAAG GTAGGTTGGCCTCGTAGACCACTACCAAAGTTGGCTGCAGCCCTTAGAAACAGTTATATGGTAGCTGCATTATATTCGACACAGAAGTCTCCTGTTTCAG ATGAAAATGCACAAAAGAAGCTGATTGGTATGGCTCGTGCCACATCAGATCACGCGTTCAATGCTACAATTTGGGATGTTCTTGTGGATCCTTCTTATCAG GGCCAAGGACTCGGTAAGGCCCTAGTTGAAAAGCTTATAAGGGCACTTTTGCAAAGGGATATTGGCAATATAACACTCTTTGCAGATAGTCAAG TGGTAGAGTTTTACCAGAATCTAGGTTTCCAACCAGACCCTGAAGGAATCAAAGGCATGTTCTGGTACCCGAGACATTAG
- the LOC111803241 gene encoding probable LRR receptor-like serine/threonine-protein kinase At1g06840 isoform X1, with protein MRRDRVCVFLLLCCCSVLLSGAAITEPSDVEALLTVKRSLIDPMDNLKNWNNGDPCTTNWTGVVCSVFDGAVGNLRVKELQLLNMNLSGNLAPEISQLSQLENLNFMWNNLTGLIPKEIGSMRPLKLLLLNGNKFSGSLPDELGNLTNLKRFQIDENQISGHIPKSYANLTHMKHLHFNNNTLSGEIPSELSRLHNLLHLLLDNNNLSGSLPPEFSSLPKLSILQLDNNNLEGEIPASYEEFPTLVKLSLRNCSLEGPIPNFSKIANLSYLDLSWNHFTGPIPPYNLSSNMTTIILSHNQLNGSIPRSFSNLHNLQKLSLESNFLNGSVPALWEKMSFNSSARLTLDLRNNSFSDISGSTNPPANVTLRLGGNPFCQNLNRQNSDLFCTSKIVEDQLHRSSKNSNETCRSCPTDSFFEYVPDTPDPCFCASPLGIGYRLKSPSFSYFPPYIYSFQAYLTKELSLDKQQLLIDSYVWEGSRLRMYLKIFPLFDSGTHVLDQSKVFQITEKFMSWNFTRDDFFGPYELLNFTLPGHHQTVIFQTVKTGIGAGILAAIVVGSITCILMIVTVAILLFTRHSRYHRNLSRKKFSSKIGLKIDGVKAFSFKEMQSATGNFNRSTQVGQGGYGKVYKGILSDNSVVAIKRAEEGSLQGQKEFLTEIELLSRLHHRNLVSLIGYCDEAGEQMLVYEFMPNGTLRDWLSGFEFSAKSRTTVNLNFRMRLQIALGSAKGILYLHTEANPPIFHRDIKARNILLDAKLTAKVADFGLSRLAPDLDFEGDVPGHISTVVKGTPGYLDPEYFLTRKLTDKSDVYSLGVVLLELLTGMHPISYGKNIVREVKLAHQMGTILSIVDTKLGSFASECLGRFVALALSCCHDKPEERPSMLVVVRELENILYMMPDDSGALYSDPSLRSSAGLPSPVSTSSCITRDRFASGSMSGSDLISGVVPTIAPR; from the exons ATGAGGAGGGATCGTGTGTGCGTTTTTCTGCTCTTGTGTTGCTGCTCTGTGCTACTTTCTGGTGCTGCAATCACAGAGCCATCTGATG TTGAAGCATTGCTAACAGTAAAGAGGAGTCTGATTGATCCTATGGACAATCTTAAAAATTGGAATAATGGAGATCCTTGCACAACGAATTGGACTGGAGTAGTATGTAGCGTTTTCGATGGAGCTGTCGGGAACTTACGTGTCAAAGAACT CCAGCTACTGAATATGAACCTATCTGGAAACTTAGCCCCTGAGATCAGCCAATTGTCTCAGCTTGAGAATTT AAATTTCATGTGGAATAACCTAACTGGTTTAATTCCGAAGGAGATTGGCAGTATGAGGCCGCTGAAACTTCT GCTcttaaatggaaataaattcTCCGGTTCTCTTCCGGATGAGCTTGGTAATCTTACAAATCTCAAACGATTTCAAATAGATGAGAATCAAATTTCAGGGCATATCCCAAAATCATATGCCAACTTGACCCATATGAAGCACCT CCACTTCAATAACAACACTTTAAGTGGTGAAATTCCATCTGAGCTTTCCAGATTACACAATCTTCTTCACTT GCTTTTGGATAACAATAACTTATCGGGTTCTCTGCCACCAGAATTTTCGTCCTTGCCAAAGCTAAGCATTCT GCAACTTGATAACAACAACTTAGAAGGTGAAATTCCAGCTTCTTATGAAGAATTTCCTACATTAGTGAAATT AAGTCTGAGGAATTGCAGCTTGGAGGGGCCGATTCCTAATTTCAGCAAAATTGCAAACCTCAGTTACTT GGATCTTAGCTGGAACCATTTTACTGGACCCATACCACCATATAACCTCTCTTCTAATATGACAACAAT AATTTTGTCACACAACCAGCTGAATGGATCTATACCCAGAAGTTTCTCCAATCTTCATAATCTCCAGAAACT GTCACTTGAGAGTAACTTTTTGAATGGTTCGGTACCTGCATTATGGGAGAAAATGTCCTTCAATTCAAGTGCTCGCCTTACACT TGATCTTCGGAACAATTCGTTTTCTGACATTTCTGGAAGCACAAACCCTCCAGCTAATGTCACCCTAAG GCTTGGAGGAAATCCATTCTGCCAAAATTTGAACCGACAAAACTCTGACCTGTTCTGTACGTCTAAAATTGTAGAGGACCAGCTGCATAGAAGCTCGAAGAACTCCAATGAAACATGTCGAAGTTGTCCAACAGATAGTTTCTTTGAATACGTTCCAGACACTCCTGACCCGTGCTTTTGTGCATCACCTCTTGGTATTGGATATAGGCTGAAGAGTCCAAGTTTTTCCTACTTTCCTCCTTACATATATTCATTTCAAGCGTATCTGACAAAGGAACTCAGTTTGGATAAGCAGCAATTGTTAATCGATTCATACGTTTGGGAAGGATCTCGCCTGAGGATGTATCTAAAGATATTCCCATTATTTGATAGTGGTACTCATGTGTTGGATCAAAGTAAGGTATTTCAAATTACAGAAAAGTTTATGTCATGGAATTTCACTCGTGATGACTTTTTTGGCCCATATGAGCTTCTCAACTTCACACTCCCTGGCCATCATCAGACTG TCATTTTCCAGACAGTGAAAACGGGCATTGGTGCGGGCATCCTGGCTGCCATTGTAGTTGGATCTATTACCTGCATTCTTATGATAGTAACGGTAGCCATACTTCTATTCACTAGGCATTCAAGATACCATCGCAATTTATCAAGGAAAAAGTTCT CTTCAAAGATTGGTCTGAAAATTGATGGTGTAAAAGCATTTTCATTCAAGGAAATGCAATCGGCTACTGGAAATTTCAACCGCTCAACTCAAGTTGGCCAAGGAGGTTATGGCAAGGTCTATAAAGGCATATTGTCAGATAATTCAGTTGTCGCCATCAAGCGTGCAGAAGAAGGATCCTTACAAGGACAAAAAGAATTCTTGACGGAGATAGAACTCTTATCACGGTTGCATCACCGAAACTTAGTTTCGCTGATCGGATATTGTGATGAAGCAGGAGAACAA ATGCTGGTTTACGAGTTTATGCCAAATGGAACTTTGCGGGACTGGCTTTCTGGCTTTGAATTTTCTG CCAAAAGTAGAACGACCGTAAATCTGAATTTTCGTATGAGATTACAAATTGCACTGGGTTCAGCTAAAGGTATACTGTATCTCCATACTGAAGCAAATCCTCCTATATTTCACCGAGACATCAAAGCTAGAAACATACTCCTCGACGCCAAGCTCACAGCCAAAGTGGCTGATTTCGGATTATCACGTCTTGCTCCCGATCTAGATTTCGAGGGGGATGTTCCTGGACATATATCTACTGTTGTGAAGGGTACCCCA GGTTATCTTGATCCAGAGTACTTTTTAACCCGTAAATTGACGGATAAAAGTGATGTCTATAGCCTAGGAGTTGTGTTATTGGAGCTCTTGACGGGAATGCACCCTATATCGTACGGCAAAAACATTGTTCGTGAG GTCAAATTGGCACATCAAATGGGAACGATTCTTTCAATTGTAGACACCAAGTTGGGTTCTTTCGCATCTGAGTGTTTAGGAAGGTTTGTTGCTTTGGCCCTCAGTTGTTGCCATGACAAGCCAGAAGAGCGGCCATCCATGCTGGTTGTAGTGAGGGAGCTGGAGAACATACTGTACATGATGCCTGACGACAGTGGCGCCTTGTATTCAGACCCGTCCCTGAGATCAAGTGCCGGTCTTCCCTCACCAGTTTCAACGTCGTCCTGCATCACCCGAGACCGGTTTGCATCGGGAAGCATGTCGGGGAGTGATCTCATCAGCGGCGTCGTCCCAACCATCGCCCCTCGCTGA
- the LOC111803241 gene encoding probable LRR receptor-like serine/threonine-protein kinase At1g06840 isoform X2, producing MDNLKNWNNGDPCTTNWTGVVCSVFDGAVGNLRVKELQLLNMNLSGNLAPEISQLSQLENLNFMWNNLTGLIPKEIGSMRPLKLLLLNGNKFSGSLPDELGNLTNLKRFQIDENQISGHIPKSYANLTHMKHLHFNNNTLSGEIPSELSRLHNLLHLLLDNNNLSGSLPPEFSSLPKLSILQLDNNNLEGEIPASYEEFPTLVKLSLRNCSLEGPIPNFSKIANLSYLDLSWNHFTGPIPPYNLSSNMTTIILSHNQLNGSIPRSFSNLHNLQKLSLESNFLNGSVPALWEKMSFNSSARLTLDLRNNSFSDISGSTNPPANVTLRLGGNPFCQNLNRQNSDLFCTSKIVEDQLHRSSKNSNETCRSCPTDSFFEYVPDTPDPCFCASPLGIGYRLKSPSFSYFPPYIYSFQAYLTKELSLDKQQLLIDSYVWEGSRLRMYLKIFPLFDSGTHVLDQSKVFQITEKFMSWNFTRDDFFGPYELLNFTLPGHHQTVIFQTVKTGIGAGILAAIVVGSITCILMIVTVAILLFTRHSRYHRNLSRKKFSSKIGLKIDGVKAFSFKEMQSATGNFNRSTQVGQGGYGKVYKGILSDNSVVAIKRAEEGSLQGQKEFLTEIELLSRLHHRNLVSLIGYCDEAGEQMLVYEFMPNGTLRDWLSGFEFSAKSRTTVNLNFRMRLQIALGSAKGILYLHTEANPPIFHRDIKARNILLDAKLTAKVADFGLSRLAPDLDFEGDVPGHISTVVKGTPGYLDPEYFLTRKLTDKSDVYSLGVVLLELLTGMHPISYGKNIVREVKLAHQMGTILSIVDTKLGSFASECLGRFVALALSCCHDKPEERPSMLVVVRELENILYMMPDDSGALYSDPSLRSSAGLPSPVSTSSCITRDRFASGSMSGSDLISGVVPTIAPR from the exons ATGGACAATCTTAAAAATTGGAATAATGGAGATCCTTGCACAACGAATTGGACTGGAGTAGTATGTAGCGTTTTCGATGGAGCTGTCGGGAACTTACGTGTCAAAGAACT CCAGCTACTGAATATGAACCTATCTGGAAACTTAGCCCCTGAGATCAGCCAATTGTCTCAGCTTGAGAATTT AAATTTCATGTGGAATAACCTAACTGGTTTAATTCCGAAGGAGATTGGCAGTATGAGGCCGCTGAAACTTCT GCTcttaaatggaaataaattcTCCGGTTCTCTTCCGGATGAGCTTGGTAATCTTACAAATCTCAAACGATTTCAAATAGATGAGAATCAAATTTCAGGGCATATCCCAAAATCATATGCCAACTTGACCCATATGAAGCACCT CCACTTCAATAACAACACTTTAAGTGGTGAAATTCCATCTGAGCTTTCCAGATTACACAATCTTCTTCACTT GCTTTTGGATAACAATAACTTATCGGGTTCTCTGCCACCAGAATTTTCGTCCTTGCCAAAGCTAAGCATTCT GCAACTTGATAACAACAACTTAGAAGGTGAAATTCCAGCTTCTTATGAAGAATTTCCTACATTAGTGAAATT AAGTCTGAGGAATTGCAGCTTGGAGGGGCCGATTCCTAATTTCAGCAAAATTGCAAACCTCAGTTACTT GGATCTTAGCTGGAACCATTTTACTGGACCCATACCACCATATAACCTCTCTTCTAATATGACAACAAT AATTTTGTCACACAACCAGCTGAATGGATCTATACCCAGAAGTTTCTCCAATCTTCATAATCTCCAGAAACT GTCACTTGAGAGTAACTTTTTGAATGGTTCGGTACCTGCATTATGGGAGAAAATGTCCTTCAATTCAAGTGCTCGCCTTACACT TGATCTTCGGAACAATTCGTTTTCTGACATTTCTGGAAGCACAAACCCTCCAGCTAATGTCACCCTAAG GCTTGGAGGAAATCCATTCTGCCAAAATTTGAACCGACAAAACTCTGACCTGTTCTGTACGTCTAAAATTGTAGAGGACCAGCTGCATAGAAGCTCGAAGAACTCCAATGAAACATGTCGAAGTTGTCCAACAGATAGTTTCTTTGAATACGTTCCAGACACTCCTGACCCGTGCTTTTGTGCATCACCTCTTGGTATTGGATATAGGCTGAAGAGTCCAAGTTTTTCCTACTTTCCTCCTTACATATATTCATTTCAAGCGTATCTGACAAAGGAACTCAGTTTGGATAAGCAGCAATTGTTAATCGATTCATACGTTTGGGAAGGATCTCGCCTGAGGATGTATCTAAAGATATTCCCATTATTTGATAGTGGTACTCATGTGTTGGATCAAAGTAAGGTATTTCAAATTACAGAAAAGTTTATGTCATGGAATTTCACTCGTGATGACTTTTTTGGCCCATATGAGCTTCTCAACTTCACACTCCCTGGCCATCATCAGACTG TCATTTTCCAGACAGTGAAAACGGGCATTGGTGCGGGCATCCTGGCTGCCATTGTAGTTGGATCTATTACCTGCATTCTTATGATAGTAACGGTAGCCATACTTCTATTCACTAGGCATTCAAGATACCATCGCAATTTATCAAGGAAAAAGTTCT CTTCAAAGATTGGTCTGAAAATTGATGGTGTAAAAGCATTTTCATTCAAGGAAATGCAATCGGCTACTGGAAATTTCAACCGCTCAACTCAAGTTGGCCAAGGAGGTTATGGCAAGGTCTATAAAGGCATATTGTCAGATAATTCAGTTGTCGCCATCAAGCGTGCAGAAGAAGGATCCTTACAAGGACAAAAAGAATTCTTGACGGAGATAGAACTCTTATCACGGTTGCATCACCGAAACTTAGTTTCGCTGATCGGATATTGTGATGAAGCAGGAGAACAA ATGCTGGTTTACGAGTTTATGCCAAATGGAACTTTGCGGGACTGGCTTTCTGGCTTTGAATTTTCTG CCAAAAGTAGAACGACCGTAAATCTGAATTTTCGTATGAGATTACAAATTGCACTGGGTTCAGCTAAAGGTATACTGTATCTCCATACTGAAGCAAATCCTCCTATATTTCACCGAGACATCAAAGCTAGAAACATACTCCTCGACGCCAAGCTCACAGCCAAAGTGGCTGATTTCGGATTATCACGTCTTGCTCCCGATCTAGATTTCGAGGGGGATGTTCCTGGACATATATCTACTGTTGTGAAGGGTACCCCA GGTTATCTTGATCCAGAGTACTTTTTAACCCGTAAATTGACGGATAAAAGTGATGTCTATAGCCTAGGAGTTGTGTTATTGGAGCTCTTGACGGGAATGCACCCTATATCGTACGGCAAAAACATTGTTCGTGAG GTCAAATTGGCACATCAAATGGGAACGATTCTTTCAATTGTAGACACCAAGTTGGGTTCTTTCGCATCTGAGTGTTTAGGAAGGTTTGTTGCTTTGGCCCTCAGTTGTTGCCATGACAAGCCAGAAGAGCGGCCATCCATGCTGGTTGTAGTGAGGGAGCTGGAGAACATACTGTACATGATGCCTGACGACAGTGGCGCCTTGTATTCAGACCCGTCCCTGAGATCAAGTGCCGGTCTTCCCTCACCAGTTTCAACGTCGTCCTGCATCACCCGAGACCGGTTTGCATCGGGAAGCATGTCGGGGAGTGATCTCATCAGCGGCGTCGTCCCAACCATCGCCCCTCGCTGA
- the LOC111803242 gene encoding putative zinc transporter At3g08650: MKVAFKHVLLFSLLSLLFCGRAIAEFEQGNSQKIISAPDKDGIKVIDGSGTENLLLHERKGGSRVSVSTVAVFTLAMAAATGLGAVPFFFVELDPQWAGICNGMASGVMLSASFDLIQEGQEHGAGNWVVIGILAGGIFIWLCKKFLEQYGEVSMLDIKGADATKVILIIGIMTLHSFGEGSGVGVSFAGSKGFSQGLLVTLAIAVHNIPEGLAVSMVLASRGVSPQNALLWSVITSLPQPIVAVPSFICADAFNKFLPFCTGFAAGCMIWMVIAEVLPDAFKEASPSQVASAATLSVAFMEALGTLFQSFTREYNSEVVSGFFVSLLFGVGPLLGGLVLVAFALAFHLQHALLMGAASGIAFILGAWRPMQLLFSSKMDFIPLVILLILGAVLVHFSNSSLLKLAGGKRASVNDLPASTNFSVSVHTLQSFLSCGAVAFHALAEGLALGVAAPKAYGFGRHMVLPVSLHGLPRGAAVASCVFGATDNWHGSLMSAALIGFVGPISAIGAILAGIDYSGLDHVMVLACGGLLPSFGSIIKRAMQLDTQKSSSGLVLGLGFAILCLMCTKLVCLHTPYCNSAPEAVR, encoded by the exons atgaaagtggcTTTTAAGCATGTTCTGCTGTTTTCTCTACTGTCCTTATTGTTCTGTGGTCGTGCTATAGCTGAGTTTGAACAAGGGAATTCacaaaagataatatctgcccCAGATAAAGATGGAATAAAAGTTATCGATGGCTCTGGTACAGAGAATTTGTTGCTGCATGAGAGAAAAGGAGGGAGTAGAGTTTCAGTATCGACTGTTGCAGTATTTACATTAGCCATGGCTGCTGCCACTGGTTTAGGTGCTGTTCCATTCTTCTTTGTGGAACTCGATCCACAGTGGGCTGGTATATGCAATGGAATGGCTTCTGGGGTGATGTTGTCTGCAAGCTTTGATCTTATTCAAGAAGGGCAGGAACATGGTGCCGGCAATTGGGTGGTAATTGGGATTTTGGCTGGTggaatttttatttggctttGTAAGAAG TTTCTTGAACAGTATGGTGAAGTGAGTATGTTGGATATAAAAGGTGCAGATGCAACTAAAGTTATTCTTATAATTGGGATAATGACTCTTCATTCATTTGGTGAGGGCTCTGGTGTTGGTGTTTCTTTTGCTGGGTCAAAGGGTTTCTCTCAAGGTCTTTTGGTGACTTTAGCTATCGCTGTGCATAATATACCTGAGGGATTAGCTGTAAGTATGGTTCTTGCCTCAAGGGGTGTCTCACCACAGAATGCCTTATTATGGAGTGTGATTACATCATTACCGCAG CCTATTGTAGCAGTTCCCTCTTTCATATGTGCTGATGCATTTAATAAGTTCCTTCCCTTCTGTACGGGCTTTGCTGCTGGATGTATGATATGGATGGTGATCGCAGAAGTACTCCCAGATGCATTTAAG GAAGCCTCACCATCACAAGTTGCATCCGCAGCCACACTTTCTGTGGCGTTCATGGAAGCTCTAGGCACATTGTTCCAGAGTTTCACCCGTGAATACAA CTCTGAAGTTGTTTCTGGCTTCTTTGTTTCCTTACTTTTTGGCGTCGGACCATTACTCGGTGGTCTTGTTCTAGTTGCATTTGCTCTTGCTTTCCATCTTCAGCATGCCCTTCTCATGGGTGCTGCTTCTGGGATTGCTTTCATCCTCGGTGCCTGGCGACCGATGCAGCTactattttcttcaaaaatggATTTCATCCCTCTCGTAATCCTTTTGATTTTAGGAGCGGTACTCGTCCACTTCTCGAATTCCAGTCTTCTGAAGCTTGCTGGCGGGAAAAGAGCTTCAGTGAATGATTTACCTGCTTCAACTAATTTTTCAGTAAGTGTGCACACCCTTCAATCTTTCCTATCATGTGGAGCAGTTGCATTTCATGCTTTAGCCGAAGGGCTTGCACTAGGAGTTGCTGCACCGAAAGCTTACGGATTCGGTCGTCACATGGTTCTTCCTGTTTCTCTACATGGCCTCCCTCGGGGCGCAGCAGTAGCTAGTTGTGTATTTGGGGCGACTGATAACTGGCATGGATCTCTCATGAGTGCAGCCCTCATTGGATTCGTTGGTCCAATCTCTGCCATTGGAGCCATACTTGCAGGTATCGACTACAGCGGGTTAGATCACGTGATGGTGCTGGCTTGTGGAGGGTTACTTCCGAGCTTCGGAAGTATAATCAAAAGAGCAATGCAATTGGATACACAGAAAAGTAGCAGCGGACTTGTGCTTGGTTTGGGGTTCGCTATCTTGTGTTTGATGTGCACCAAGCTGGTTTGCTTGCACACGCCTTACTGCAACTCTGCACCAGAGGCAGTTAGATGA
- the LOC111803243 gene encoding KH domain-containing protein At2g38610-like isoform X1, with amino-acid sequence MSGMYGTNFSPARTASPHIRTTPDGDSQYLSELLAEHQKFGPFMQVLPICSRLLNQEILRVSGMMSNQGFCDLDRLRHRSPSPMASSNLISNVSTTGLSGWNGLPQEQRLSRATGMTMDWQSAPASPSSLTVKRILRLEIPVDTYPNFNFVGRLLGPRGNSLKRVEVTTGCRVYIRGKGSVKDPDKEEKLRGRPGYEHLNEPLHILIEADLPANIVDIRLRQAQEIIEELLKPVDESQDYIKRQQLRELAMLNSSFREDSPGPGGSVSPFNSSGMKRAKTGR; translated from the exons ATGTCCGGTATGTACGGTACCAACTTCTCCCCTGCAAGAACTGCTTCGCCTCACATCAGGACTACTCCTGATGGAGACAG TCAGTACTTGTCGGAGCTACTAGCGGAGCATCAGAAGTTCGGCCCCTTCATGCAAGTTCTTCCGATCTGTAGCCGACTTTTGAATCAAG AAATATTGCGGGTTTCTGGAATGATGTCCAACCAGGGTTTCTGTGACCTCGATAGGCTTCGGCATAGAAGTCCTAGTCCAATGGCTTCTTCAAACCTTATATCTAATGTTAGTACCACAGGTTTGAGTGGCTGGAATGGTCTTCCTCAGGAG CAGAGATTAAGTAGAGCCACCGGAATGACAATGGACTGGCAAAGTGCACCTGCGAGTCCTAGTTCGCTCACCGTGAAGAGAATTCTACGTTTGGAAATACCTGTGGATACTTACCCCAAT TTCAATTTTGTAGGGCGGCTTTTGGGTCCTCGGGGCAACTCGTTGAAACGTGTGGAAGTTACTACAGGTTGTCGTGTATACATTCGAGGGAAAGGCTCGGTAAAGGATCCAGACAAG GAAGAGAAGTTACGGGGACGACCCGGCTACGAGCACTTGAACGAACCACTGCACATCTTGATTGAGGCAGATTTACCAGCTAATATTGTTGATATAAGGCTCAGACAGGcacaagaaattattgaagaaCTGCTCAAACCCGTG GATGAGAGCCAAGATTACATAAAAAGGCAGCAGCTACGCGAACTCGCTATGCTAAATTCAAGTTTCAGAGAAGACAGTCCAGGACCTGGTGGTAGCGTCTCTCCATTCAACTCAAGCGGAATGAAACGTGCCAAAACAGGTCGTTAA
- the LOC111803243 gene encoding KH domain-containing protein At2g38610-like isoform X2 translates to MSGMYGTNFSPARTASPHIRTTPDGDSQYLSELLAEHQKFGPFMQVLPICSRLLNQEILRVSGMMSNQGFCDLDRLRHRSPSPMASSNLISNVSTTGLSGWNGLPQERLSRATGMTMDWQSAPASPSSLTVKRILRLEIPVDTYPNFNFVGRLLGPRGNSLKRVEVTTGCRVYIRGKGSVKDPDKEEKLRGRPGYEHLNEPLHILIEADLPANIVDIRLRQAQEIIEELLKPVDESQDYIKRQQLRELAMLNSSFREDSPGPGGSVSPFNSSGMKRAKTGR, encoded by the exons ATGTCCGGTATGTACGGTACCAACTTCTCCCCTGCAAGAACTGCTTCGCCTCACATCAGGACTACTCCTGATGGAGACAG TCAGTACTTGTCGGAGCTACTAGCGGAGCATCAGAAGTTCGGCCCCTTCATGCAAGTTCTTCCGATCTGTAGCCGACTTTTGAATCAAG AAATATTGCGGGTTTCTGGAATGATGTCCAACCAGGGTTTCTGTGACCTCGATAGGCTTCGGCATAGAAGTCCTAGTCCAATGGCTTCTTCAAACCTTATATCTAATGTTAGTACCACAGGTTTGAGTGGCTGGAATGGTCTTCCTCAGGAG AGATTAAGTAGAGCCACCGGAATGACAATGGACTGGCAAAGTGCACCTGCGAGTCCTAGTTCGCTCACCGTGAAGAGAATTCTACGTTTGGAAATACCTGTGGATACTTACCCCAAT TTCAATTTTGTAGGGCGGCTTTTGGGTCCTCGGGGCAACTCGTTGAAACGTGTGGAAGTTACTACAGGTTGTCGTGTATACATTCGAGGGAAAGGCTCGGTAAAGGATCCAGACAAG GAAGAGAAGTTACGGGGACGACCCGGCTACGAGCACTTGAACGAACCACTGCACATCTTGATTGAGGCAGATTTACCAGCTAATATTGTTGATATAAGGCTCAGACAGGcacaagaaattattgaagaaCTGCTCAAACCCGTG GATGAGAGCCAAGATTACATAAAAAGGCAGCAGCTACGCGAACTCGCTATGCTAAATTCAAGTTTCAGAGAAGACAGTCCAGGACCTGGTGGTAGCGTCTCTCCATTCAACTCAAGCGGAATGAAACGTGCCAAAACAGGTCGTTAA